In Phoenix dactylifera cultivar Barhee BC4 chromosome 1, palm_55x_up_171113_PBpolish2nd_filt_p, whole genome shotgun sequence, the genomic stretch TGATTCCCTTCTTTACTCCTTTGTATACCAAGGGTTTGCCCTtgcttttaaatttcagatgcttGTGATAGATGAATTCCCTATTGGTATTTAGGAGGTGAatgatgttttatattctttgtGGATGGTATGACAATTTTGGTGATGTGAGAATTCAATATAATTGTGAATTGAAGTTCAATTTAGAGCATCATTGTTCAAAAGTTTCTAAGTATGAAATGAATCACTTAGGAGACATTAATTGGGAAAAAAACCTCCTAAAACTTATTGCTGAGAACTTCCAAAGTTATACCTTTTCATCTTTGATTTCTACACAGGATAGTCAATGGAATtgaaagcaatttaataaaatttgGGTAGGATGATCAATATGGAGAACTGCTTTGGGGTATGTTGTTTGGCTTTTACAAGACTATGCATGGCATGCCCAGGTGCATAAGATCGATTTTTCGAAGATGAGTTTTGATATGGGTATTTGTGAAGGCATGAACTATGAAAGATTTGGTTATTATGGATCACATAAAAGTATTGTAGCTCTTGATTGATAATTTCAGATTGTGTAGTTCTAGGTTGAAGATTAGAGGGTTTCAAATTACATAGAGCACAATTTTAGTCAGAGCAAAACAAAAGTCCGAATTAAAGTTTTGAGGAACTGCCAAGTTAGAtgtcttgttaattcattacACATATGCTTATAAACAAAAAAGGAAGTTTTGGAGACATAATTGGCTATTCATCAAGTTGTCCAAAAATCAATACTCTATATTTGCCACAACTACTAATATGGGGCAATTTGATGTGTAACTATGTAAGCAAAAGATctctaaaatatattaatttctGTTTATAGATATCTTAGGTTCCAATggtttatattttcattttgcaaCTCCAGCCACTGAATTGGCAGTGGGTGTAAAGTCCTCTCTTTATGCCCTTCATGTATCACAACCTTATCCATTTCTATGTTGATTTACATGAGGacaattttaataaaatttagtAGACTATGTATGCTTGTTCACATGAAttacctcttttctttttttttttgaatttccctGAGTGGTAATGATGGCTGGTTGGAAATGGTGTTTAAAGGAATGTTTTGCAGAAATTAACAGTGCAGCAAAGAAAGATTGGCAATATCTTATCCCCTATATGCCTAATTATTACAACTAGTTTTTGCTCTTTCTATGTTGTTAGGCCCCGTAGCTGAGGACATGTTCCATTGGCAAGCGACTATCATGGGACCTGCTGACAGCCCATTTGCAGGTGGTGTGTTTCTTGTGACAATTCATTTCCCACCAGATTACCCTTTCAAGCCACCCAAGGTAACTGTTTTTCATTGCTCAGGCAAGTATTATCAATTTACTTGCATATCTGCATTGTAGTAAGTCATTTTTAGGGAATACTTACCTTTAAAATCATTTTTAAAGAGTCAACAATATTCGCCCTTTTCCACATTACCCTGACCATATAATGATATAACTATTGAAGCTTGTGTCCGCTTTTACATTTTACCAGTCATTGCTAGAAAATGTGTAATAGTTGTTTTTTGGGATAATGCTTCTTTACAAACTGATTTCTTCAGGTTTCCTATTGATTACTGGAAAACTCAGCCAGGGTTGCaaactatattatatataaaaaaaattatccagGTTTAAAAGGGAAAATTATTAAATTGTTGGGACTGGATTGTTGGAGCATAAGATGCTGATAATCAGTTGATAACATTCTGATTAGCTACAGAAAGGTCTTATCCATGAGGACATATACCTAGTTAAACTTTAAGTGGACTTTTTGTTCAAACAAAAAGGTGTCACTCACGATGCTAAGTTACTTTTTAGTTAGTTCATATGTGGTGGGAAACATACTGGCTGTTGTCTAGTAAATGGCTCCTTGGGGGAACTTCTGCCCTTCAGGCTAATTTTTGTGGGGATTAAAGTGGCTGGCATTTATCTTGTCAGGTAATGGTTCTACTATTGACTATGTTCTCTGAGAAAAACTATGGAAGTGTTTTACTGTTCTTGTAAGGTTTGTGAGCCTGCAATAGTTGATGTATTCAGCATTAGCTATTAGCTCCCCACCCCTCATGGAAGAGTACATGTGAGTTGGCACCTATTAGGGGAAGGTGCTCCCTTTTCACACatcgtttttttttcttttttgtctcAAGGTATGTCGAAGCTAGTAACTGCTGGCAGAACGCAATATCTATAACCTCTGTAAGTGCCAGCAAATGTGCAATAATTTAGTATTTGCAAGTATTTAGAATGTCTAGATAAAGCTGATAGCCCAAGGCCAATACTTCTACAATACTATACTGGTTAAAACACCAGGACCTGGTGACAATTCTTTCTTACAATTATTTGGTATGATGTGCCCAAAATTGTTATGTGCAATGTCACCTGATTGTGTGGAAAAGGTGTAAATAAGGTGATTATGAAGTCTTGAGGGTTGGAGGACGCTGTCATCCTATTCTCCTGATTTGTAGAGGATATTGAAAATTTTACCATTTTACTGGTCCTGTTACCCATAATTTTTGGGATTGAGGGTTATCTGCAGCCTCCTATGATCTCTCCAACTTCTCTTACTGGCAACTCTCCTACCATGTGAGGATTGTAACAAAATGTACGAAAACAAAAGTGAGCTTATATTTTTTTCACCAGGCAGATGCAGGCCTGTCATGTTTATCATAAATTTTCCAAGCAATAATATAAGCCAAGTTTGGTttatgttgattttttttttccattttataaCTCTTTGTTGCAATTTTGTTACAGCCTTGCTGATTGTGCATTTCTAAGTAATGTTGCAATCCAAGGACTTGTTTGGTATTGCTTTTgtttcttgtttttgttttttcaaaaacccaagaagaaaaatgaactaGATTGAACATGTGAaaacctttttgttttttcatgcttttcataaactttagagcttttggaagcaaTGGTTTATGGCTCCCAAaaagagcaaaaaataaaagcaagggATAGCAGTTCTATGCAAATGCTATCTTCAACATCAATCTCTATGTGATATTTCACTAATTTGTaggaaaataaaaatacaaaaacaaCAGCAGTGCCAAACAATCCCTGAGCTTGTTTTATATTGATGTTGTATCATTTTTAGTCTCTCTTTGCATGCATGATGAATACTAAATTTCATTTTCAGGTTTCCTTCCGTACCAAGGTCTTTCATCCAAATATCAACAGCAATGGTAGCATTTGCCTTGACATTCTCAAGGAGCAGTGGAGCCCAGCTCTCACTATATCAAAGGTAATTTTTAACATTCCAACTAGTCTTCCTGTTTTCAAAGAAGCTCCAAACCTAGTTTTGTTTTtctctttctgttttttttttaaactagttttgcttttctattttgttATATGTTCACAAGCACCTTCGTTCTATTAATTATTGGACACATCAATGTTTTGAtacaaaaattgatttgaccttaaGCAAGCATACGTTTGAATGTCCATGAAGTGATACAAGTTTATCCAGTCGAGAATTGTGTTCATTAGGCCCGGCATCAATTGTAGTTTGGAAATGCACTTGAAGATGGCTGGATCAGGTTGAATTGGCTGTAGCAGCTGCCCTGTTAGAACTATAGTTCTGctattgtttttctatttttagggcATTAATAATTTAATACTCTCTTTGTTCTTGCTTTTAacctatgaaatttcttaaatttgcAGGTACTGTTGTCCATTTGTTCACTTCTGACGGATCCCAACCCAGATGACCCGCTCGTTCCAGAGATTGCTCATATGTACAAGACTGATAGAGCCAAGTATGAGTCCACCGCCCGCTCCTGGACACAGAAGTATGCCATGGGTTAAAGGCCTTTCTGTGCCTTATATATAAATACTGTCTTTTATCTTTCTGGCACTAAATAAGGATAGAAGAATGCTCATATCTACTGTTGTTATCTGGTCGTTTAGCGTGTGGTTAAGAATGTGTGTCCTTGTGTATGAGgttgtaattttctttttaaagttTAAACTGGAGCcgattcaaaactcgtttgtgGTTTTCGTTTGCAGCACTCTATTAATAAAGTTGTGTAGGTGTCTAAGGGCTCTGTGGTCCTCTATGGTTAAATGTAAAATAACATTACATTCTTGCAGATGTTACCATTTTCGTCGCTCTGTAATATTATTGCCACATAACAGGATTCTTGGCCCCTGTGAAAGAGCAAACATGAAATCTGGTCATAAGCAATTCTTGGTGGAAAGCTTTATTTATgcctcacttttttttttttgtgtgtgtgtgtgtgtataagtGGACAAAAGCAACAATAGCTGGGTGTCATTCCAATAggcataaagaaaaaaattcctcACTTTTCCCTGTATATTTGCCATCCATACATCATGACAAGAATCAGAGATCAGAAATCATAGGCTTAAACAGTTCTACCATGTACACGAATCTCTGACCAATTATAAGATTATTGTTGCTGCCAAATCAGCCAAAGGAACCGCTATTCAttgataacatgcatcatcaactCAGTGCAGGGGCCAATGACAACATGTATAATGGCAGCTTGAAACCTTGCTTAGCGTTAAACATATATACCAAGTGCAGCAATCATGCCATCAAAATTATACAAACTGCAAGATAAATTGTACCCGTCATTCCTATtaacataaaaaaaacaaaaaaaaaagagctgacAGGTTCTACCCTAGGGATATCATCGCATATCACATGGACAAAGGGCACACAAACTAAATGCAGCATTAGCACTAACGCTTTCCTACTGAACTAGACAAACAAGAAATTATGGAGTGGGTAAAAATCTGTCATAATTGTTAGAATGGAAATCCATTTGCCCGGGTCCCAGATGGCACTACAAAATCATTTAAAATCCTACTAGAACCACAATCAGCTCCTTTCCAGAATTTCTAAGCAAAGACCAGTCAGCTGGCATAAATTCTTCATTGCCTCAAAACTTAATAAAACCAAATTAATAGACATCACAGACGAAATTGCTATATTTGTAATGCCAGGTAAACCCCGTTAAAGGTCTCGATAACATgagcaaaaaattaaaataaaaggaaaagaaaagtagATCATTGAGATTcttgataaaaagaaaaagtctTGGAGGACatcatgataaaaataataataaaaaaaagagaaacattTAACCACCTAAATGCTGTGGGTCGTTGGGATTCCCGATAGAGTAAGGCCTTCACTGCACTTGGTCATCAGTATAAGCACCTCAAAACATATATGGAATTCTGAGCattatatagataaaaaattcaTCAAGAAACATCCCTCAAATGCAAGAAACCATTGCAGCTTGAAGCAATCCTTAGTCAATCTTTACTGATGAGAAGAGGTAGTGGACAAAGTAGAACGACATCAGGAAGCCAATTGTGCCAGTAGATAGCATGACAGCAAGAGCCATGATTAGTGAATAACCCAGGTAGACCATCGCTGACACAGGCCCACTTAAGCTCTTAAGATCAAACACCAAGTAGTTGATGGAGTATAGGAACACATAAAGAGCGACCGAACCAGAAGCAAAGAATGCtttccaccaccacctccaGTCTTCCACGCAGAGATGCATGTAAGTCAGAACCACAGACACTTCAGCGCAGACAACAACAAGCAAGAGGAGGACGACAAGGAGAAATCCAAACACATAATAGAACCTTCCAAGCCAGATGCTGGAGAGAATAAAGAACAACTCAATGAAGAGGGTCCCGAATGGAAGGGTTCCAGCACCAAGGACAAGCAACCATGAAGGGTATTTCCTCGCTGGAATTTCCCTTGGAATTTGGTTGGTCCTAACTGGGAATTGAATGGGCTCAGCCCGGGTGCCTAAGAAACCACCCAAAAGAATGAGGGGCACCGAGATGCAAAACCACAGGGACAGAAGAGTGAAGTACAATGAGATTGGGAGAGCCCCTGTGCTATTGTTCCACCAAAGCAAGAAGTTTAAGAAGGTGAGAATTACAAACACCACCCCAGGGAAGAAGCAGGCAATTGACCAAGCAACCGACCTCCACCCTTCAGACCCGCCTTTAATGGTACTCCATAACCGGACACCCGTATACCCAGCAAAAATACCAAGGAAGAGATAAAGGAGGATCATCCCAGTCAAGAGCATACCCCGTGATGCAGGAGACATGAACCCAAGGGCAGCAAACACAATGGTCACAGCTGCCATACATGTAATCTGAACACCATCTCCAACCATGACGCAAAGCAGTTTAGAGCATGTTGGCTCTCTAAACACATCGCCCACGACAAGTTTCCAGCCTGAGAGCTCCTCATTCATCTGAGCCTGGGCCTCTTTATCCAACTCCTCATACCTTGTTAAGTCCCTTCGAACAGTTCTCAAGAAAATAACAAACACTATTCCAGCCAAAAAGAAGATGACCATAAGGGAGTTCATGATTGAGAACCAGTGGACCTTGGCACCGTCCATCTTCAAGTAGGCATCCCACCGCGAGGGCCATCTAATGTCGCTCTTCACAAACTCTACTTCATAGGTGAATGTGATCCTCTCCTGCTCCTTGATCATCTGACACTTGTCAAGCTCCAAGGGGCAATTCACAGGGTCAATTTTATCATACATGTTATGCTTTGACATGGTTTCTGCATCACGCTTGATGCTGCATGGGATTACTTCGAACCCAACTATCTCATACCCAGACATCTTCTTCTTATCAGTTTCCGTGATCACCCCCATCCCCTCTTCCCCTGTGCCAATGATTTTCACACCACTCCCTTCATACTCATGGACCAAGACCTTAAACTTGAGGTGATTGATGATATAGTCATCATTGCTTCCAGTGGGGGTGTATCCAACCGGAAAACCAGTCCACTGGATGGTGACACCATTTTGTTGAGTGAACCTCATCACAGGCAGGTTGTCGAGAATCATGTTCACCTGATAGAGATCGCGAGTTCTTTGCTTCAGAAGCTTCACCTCATGCTCATTTAATGGCTTTGTCGTGCAAAGATAAAGCGATTCATTGACATTCATACGGAACTTGTATGGAGAGTTGTCGATCTGATCCCCCATGAGCAGCTCTCCCAGATTCTCTGCGCTCTTCTTGATCCCACCCTGGGGATGGCAGTATGGAAGACTATAGTAGCTAAATGGCAGCTCCGTCTCTATAGAGGTGAGTGAATTTACTTTGACTGGGATGGTTTCACCTTGAGAGTAGGTGTGCATATAACTCCCGGGGAGATAGAAGCCATTGGAAGGACATGTaatcagaagaaaaaagaaaggaactaAAGGAAAGAGCCTTTTTGAGATCCTCAACGGTGCCATAGAGACCACAGGCCTTAAACGTATTCCAATAACCTGGAAAGCAACCAAGAACCCTAAATCAGGCCCATCCAAAAGTACCGctttattaaaattaaaaaaaaatccaagcaGCAGATCTACAGATAGAATAGCTCGTATTAACGAACAAGACGCATCAAAATATAAACTTTGGATGCAAAATATTACGAAACTACGGAGATCCAACAGCAGAACCCAAAGCAAAACTGTATATTAAGTCATTTCATATCCAAATAAAGAATATAACCAAATCAAAGCACAGAGCGTGGATCAAGCACTGGAAACTGAACTAAACAAAGGAAACAACAGATCTGAAACCACAACTACCGGATCTTGCCAGGAAAAACCTAAATTCTTCCAATTTCGACGAAAAAACCCTAAATCCAACGGCGCGGATTAGAATGAAATAGATCTAGAGGCAGCAGATCTGACCTTTTCGTGGGATTTGGCCTGGATCCCCTCGGATTCGGCGAACAAACGAGCGGAACAGAGGAAGAGATCAGATATGGGATCTCCCCGGGTTCTGAGAGGAGGATGGGGCGAAGAAGGAGAAGCGGAAGATCGAGAGAATGGCGTCGAAGTACCGCATCACTTATTCCCGTTGcgattttgattttgattttattagtaTCTAGCGCCATCTCGACCGTCTATCTGGTGTCCTTTCCCGAACCAGGGACCACCATGaacatgaagttaggtagggcTTCACTTGTGGGCTCATTAGGGTTAACCCAGAGTAAACCTTAAGCAAAGGAGAAGGTTGGAGTTTGTAGATCTGcttcaattaattaatttagcaATATTCTAAAGTCATTGATCTAATTCTATGCCAATCAAGTCCAGACAATTTAAATAACATTCTAGTTAAATAttgataaaaattaaaatggaagaaaaaaattatggtaGTGTTAGAGCGAAAAAATGACTGCATCCCGaccagaggtattgtccgctttggaaaAGTACGCACTTGCTTTACATCGTGCGCAGCTCTTGATGAGCAATATTCCCTTTACGACTTTGTCCTTCTTAAAAGGGCCCTCTGGAAGGAAATGGGTGGCCCCTCCTTATAAGGCACAATCCTTTCTGCTACTCTTCTAATGTGGAACTAAAGTCCCAGGTCCTCCATCCGCCTCCCAACACTATCCTCCAGCGGGAAGCGgagaagttttggtggagcCCTTTCTTTAGCGCCAACTATTAGAGTGGGAAAGTGATTGCGTTCCGACTAGAGGTATTGTTCGCTTTGGAGAAGTACACACGTGTTTTACATCGTGCAAGCTCTTGATGGGCAATATTTCCCCTACGgctttatccttcttaaaagGGCCCTTTGGAAGGAAAGGGACACAATCCTTTCCGCTACTCTTCCAATGTAGGACTAAAGTCCCGGGTCCCCTATCCGCCCCCCAACAGGTAGCAATAATGAAATTAGCTTTCTGTTGTATAACTTAATTTCATTTAACAAGTATAATTCATGATTTTTATTGGACTTTTTCATTTTCAAGCTTCagacaacaaacctttaccttGAATAATTTGTTG encodes the following:
- the LOC103710652 gene encoding ubiquitin-conjugating enzyme E2 28-like, whose product is MASKRILKELKDLQKDPPTSCSAGPVAEDMFHWQATIMGPADSPFAGGVFLVTIHFPPDYPFKPPKVSFRTKVFHPNINSNGSICLDILKEQWSPALTISKVLLSICSLLTDPNPDDPLVPEIAHMYKTDRAKYESTARSWTQKYAMG
- the LOC103710650 gene encoding transmembrane 9 superfamily member 12, producing the protein MAPLRISKRLFPLVPFFFLLITCPSNGFYLPGSYMHTYSQGETIPVKVNSLTSIETELPFSYYSLPYCHPQGGIKKSAENLGELLMGDQIDNSPYKFRMNVNESLYLCTTKPLNEHEVKLLKQRTRDLYQVNMILDNLPVMRFTQQNGVTIQWTGFPVGYTPTGSNDDYIINHLKFKVLVHEYEGSGVKIIGTGEEGMGVITETDKKKMSGYEIVGFEVIPCSIKRDAETMSKHNMYDKIDPVNCPLELDKCQMIKEQERITFTYEVEFVKSDIRWPSRWDAYLKMDGAKVHWFSIMNSLMVIFFLAGIVFVIFLRTVRRDLTRYEELDKEAQAQMNEELSGWKLVVGDVFREPTCSKLLCVMVGDGVQITCMAAVTIVFAALGFMSPASRGMLLTGMILLYLFLGIFAGYTGVRLWSTIKGGSEGWRSVAWSIACFFPGVVFVILTFLNFLLWWNNSTGALPISLYFTLLSLWFCISVPLILLGGFLGTRAEPIQFPVRTNQIPREIPARKYPSWLLVLGAGTLPFGTLFIELFFILSSIWLGRFYYVFGFLLVVLLLLVVVCAEVSVVLTYMHLCVEDWRWWWKAFFASGSVALYVFLYSINYLVFDLKSLSGPVSAMVYLGYSLIMALAVMLSTGTIGFLMSFYFVHYLFSSVKID